Proteins from a genomic interval of Kitasatospora kifunensis:
- a CDS encoding glycosyltransferase family 2 protein yields MTATLETPPAHRSSALGSYENAQPPAAYREPGRLAVWGGRAALAGGGAGIAWYQPGPLLPLATLLLGVCLAWVGGWHGRSLRLIALALAVYVSAVDYLSWRLSVLSWSGWWIGLPLFLAELHAAVHTVGLHVTIWPRRPEPPRLDQLPCRQPVFVFVPTVDEGTAIVGETLAGILAARERYLAEHPHASITVVVCNDGGVAGADCSAAVIALCERLGVICVTRTVGGGAKAGNIEHARQLLGATGDALLVVFDADQVPREEFFLRSLAPLADSRVGWVQSGQFYGNRENPVARWADDQQSLFYRLLCPGKALHDSAFICGTNVVLRAAALDEIGGLPTDSVTEDFAASIRLAPRWRSVYLTEVLAVGLGPVDLASYLKQQERWARGTLSVLRSHWRDLLLPRRGGLRAGQRLQYGLAVTHYLSGIRDLVFLLAPVLYLATGATGVRGATLGSFLAHFAPYYLLASVAFAHAAWRTTSWRSIVVGFGSFPALIRAAWMTLIGNHGRFTLTPKRRTAGSAWRTARWHLVSLSACAGALVLAVTVHRQPAYYLAAFWLAYLCVLTGLYLSLVRQDARAAAAPAAEASVARVVRGEEPRPVGRGPRHRARQLPPRVRKMLPAGALACVLAVVAGSAVVSSAGDARASAGPAPTALPGRPRVGLTSVTDSQLAMLQKSLGLTSMGLRGRTDEIDAQFDTGWATAAGAGGGVPWQTLVLSRHGQPQLDSSLTAVANGSDDAALRRWAREIARYAKPVYLTVLPEADRNYAASSAVARGGIPQDVGPAWSRIRQLFHDAGATNVGWVWGPADPGHDQPYTPPAQAVDAVAVTLFEYPGTSWADPARALASAAAAHPGKPLLVDVSLAGAPEQRAAWLEQLGAALAARRDVAGLVYQETGPELDPSGAAAHRWSLTADPLTAEAAGRLLRTIAIAGGS; encoded by the coding sequence GTGACCGCCACCTTGGAAACACCACCCGCGCACCGCTCGAGCGCGCTCGGCTCCTACGAGAACGCCCAACCACCGGCCGCCTACCGCGAGCCCGGGCGCCTCGCCGTGTGGGGCGGGCGGGCCGCGCTGGCCGGTGGCGGCGCCGGCATCGCCTGGTACCAGCCGGGGCCGCTGCTACCGCTGGCCACCCTGCTGCTCGGCGTCTGCCTGGCCTGGGTCGGTGGCTGGCACGGCCGCAGCCTGCGGCTGATCGCGCTGGCCCTGGCCGTGTACGTGAGCGCCGTCGACTACCTGTCCTGGCGCCTGTCGGTGCTCTCCTGGTCCGGCTGGTGGATCGGCCTGCCGCTCTTCCTGGCCGAACTGCACGCCGCCGTCCACACGGTGGGTCTGCACGTGACCATCTGGCCGCGTCGGCCCGAACCACCGCGGCTGGACCAACTCCCCTGCCGCCAGCCGGTCTTCGTCTTCGTGCCGACCGTCGACGAAGGCACCGCGATCGTCGGCGAGACCCTGGCCGGCATCCTGGCCGCCCGCGAGCGCTACCTCGCCGAACACCCGCACGCCAGCATCACCGTGGTGGTCTGCAACGACGGCGGGGTGGCCGGCGCCGACTGCAGCGCGGCCGTGATCGCGCTCTGCGAGCGGCTCGGCGTGATCTGCGTGACCCGCACGGTGGGCGGCGGCGCCAAGGCCGGCAACATCGAGCACGCCCGCCAACTGCTGGGCGCCACCGGGGATGCGCTGCTGGTGGTCTTCGACGCCGACCAGGTCCCGCGCGAGGAGTTCTTCCTGCGCTCGCTGGCCCCGCTGGCCGACTCCCGGGTGGGCTGGGTGCAGTCCGGCCAGTTCTACGGCAACCGGGAGAACCCGGTGGCCCGTTGGGCCGACGACCAGCAGTCGCTCTTCTACCGGCTGCTCTGCCCCGGAAAGGCGCTGCACGACTCGGCGTTCATCTGCGGCACCAACGTGGTGCTGCGGGCGGCCGCCCTGGACGAGATCGGCGGCCTGCCGACCGACTCGGTCACCGAGGACTTCGCCGCCTCGATCCGGCTGGCCCCGCGCTGGCGCAGCGTCTACCTCACCGAGGTGCTGGCCGTCGGTCTCGGCCCGGTCGACCTCGCCTCCTACCTCAAGCAGCAGGAGCGTTGGGCCCGCGGCACCCTCTCGGTGCTGCGCAGCCACTGGCGCGACCTGCTGCTGCCCCGGCGCGGCGGCCTGCGCGCCGGGCAGCGCCTGCAGTACGGCCTCGCGGTGACCCACTACCTGTCCGGGATAAGGGACTTGGTCTTCCTGCTGGCGCCCGTGCTCTACCTGGCGACCGGCGCCACCGGGGTGCGCGGCGCGACGCTCGGCTCGTTCCTGGCGCACTTCGCGCCGTACTACCTGCTGGCCAGCGTGGCGTTCGCGCACGCCGCCTGGCGCACCACCAGCTGGCGCAGCATCGTGGTGGGCTTCGGCTCCTTCCCCGCGCTGATCCGGGCCGCCTGGATGACGCTGATCGGAAACCACGGCCGCTTCACCCTCACGCCCAAGCGGCGCACCGCGGGCTCCGCCTGGCGCACCGCGCGCTGGCACCTGGTCTCGCTGTCGGCCTGTGCGGGCGCGCTGGTGCTGGCGGTCACCGTGCACCGTCAACCGGCCTACTACCTGGCCGCGTTCTGGCTGGCGTACCTGTGCGTGCTGACCGGGCTCTACCTCTCGCTGGTGCGCCAGGACGCGCGGGCCGCCGCCGCGCCGGCCGCTGAGGCGTCGGTGGCCCGGGTGGTGCGCGGCGAGGAGCCGCGCCCGGTGGGCCGGGGCCCGCGCCACCGGGCACGCCAACTGCCGCCCCGGGTCCGCAAGATGCTCCCGGCCGGTGCGCTGGCCTGCGTGCTGGCCGTGGTCGCGGGCTCCGCCGTGGTGTCCAGCGCGGGCGACGCGAGGGCCTCGGCCGGTCCGGCGCCCACCGCCCTGCCCGGGCGGCCACGGGTGGGCCTGACCTCGGTGACGGACAGTCAGCTGGCCATGTTGCAAAAGAGCTTGGGTCTGACCTCGATGGGCCTGCGCGGGCGCACCGACGAGATCGACGCGCAGTTCGACACCGGGTGGGCCACCGCGGCCGGTGCCGGCGGCGGCGTGCCCTGGCAGACCCTGGTGCTCTCGCGGCACGGGCAGCCGCAGTTGGACTCCTCACTGACCGCCGTGGCCAACGGCAGTGACGACGCCGCACTGCGGCGCTGGGCCCGGGAGATCGCGCGCTACGCCAAGCCCGTCTACCTCACCGTGCTGCCCGAGGCGGACCGCAACTACGCGGCCAGTTCGGCGGTGGCCCGCGGCGGCATCCCGCAGGATGTGGGGCCGGCCTGGAGCCGGATCCGGCAGCTCTTCCACGACGCGGGGGCGACCAACGTCGGCTGGGTCTGGGGCCCCGCCGATCCCGGCCACGACCAGCCCTACACTCCCCCGGCGCAGGCCGTGGACGCGGTGGCGGTGACGCTCTTCGAGTACCCGGGCACGAGCTGGGCCGACCCGGCGCGCGCGTTGGCCTCGGCCGCGGCGGCGCACCCGGGCAAACCGCTGCTGGTGGACGTCAGCCTGGCCGGTGCGCCCGAGCAGCGGGCGGCCTGGCTGGAGCAGCTCGGCGCGGCCCTCGCCGCCCGCCGCGACGTGGCCGGCCTGGTCTACCAGGAGACCGGCCCGGAGCTCGACCCGAGCGGAGCCGCCGCCCACCGCTGGTCACTGACGGCCGACCCGCTCACCGCCGAGGCCGCGGGCCGACTGCTGCGCACCATCGCCATTGCCGGAGGAAGTTGA
- a CDS encoding glycosyltransferase family 39 protein, whose amino-acid sequence MTVTTVAKGADRAVGDAAASLLGRFAASRQWVAARSRIPLFGLLMLQAALSWRLDNSAFQDESLYLYAGHRELAQLLHHTPTFDNYSAYFSGAPFLYPVLGALADHVAGLAGARALSLLFMLATTGLLHALTRRLFGRPAALLAAAVFAVTGPTLFLGHLATYDAMALFLLALAAWAAVRTAALPALTAALVAPPLVLAAFTKYAALLYLPTVLALVVLAAVPGRGWWRGLLRGALVLAAAAGCGYGVIALAGRSFVAGVRSTTTARQSGTDPTGLLVRHSVEYGGAVFLLAIAGAVLLVRHRPAGAAGRPGRFALGLLLTGTALLAPAYQIHLHTLTSLHKHVGYGLFFAAPMAGYALSRLLGSRLHDPRRLGLALASCLLVAGLGIQQSAQLFRQWPDATGLVQALRTQVRPITGRYLAEESEVPRYYLRDLVQPYQWSGTYFFDYTDKKGRHYTGVPAYKAAIADRYFDLIVLRYGPTAALDRQIDGDLTAGHGYQLIAKVRADSGYGSGTWFVWRADGT is encoded by the coding sequence GTGACCGTCACCACCGTTGCCAAGGGCGCGGACCGTGCGGTGGGCGACGCAGCCGCCAGCCTGCTCGGCCGGTTCGCGGCCAGCCGTCAGTGGGTCGCCGCGCGGAGCAGGATCCCGCTCTTCGGCCTGCTGATGCTGCAAGCCGCGCTCAGCTGGCGACTTGACAACAGCGCCTTCCAGGACGAGTCGCTCTACCTCTACGCGGGCCATCGCGAGCTGGCCCAACTCCTGCACCACACACCGACCTTCGACAACTACTCGGCCTACTTCTCCGGCGCCCCCTTCCTCTACCCGGTGTTGGGCGCGCTCGCCGATCACGTCGCGGGGCTCGCCGGGGCACGCGCGCTGAGCCTGCTCTTCATGCTGGCCACCACCGGACTGCTGCACGCCCTGACCCGGCGGCTGTTCGGCCGCCCGGCCGCACTGCTGGCCGCGGCCGTCTTCGCGGTGACCGGGCCGACGCTCTTCCTGGGGCACCTGGCCACCTACGACGCGATGGCGCTCTTCCTGCTGGCGCTGGCCGCGTGGGCGGCCGTGCGCACGGCCGCCCTGCCCGCGCTCACCGCAGCACTGGTCGCCCCGCCGCTGGTGCTGGCCGCGTTCACCAAGTACGCGGCGCTGCTCTACCTCCCCACCGTGCTGGCCCTGGTGGTGCTGGCCGCCGTCCCGGGGCGCGGCTGGTGGCGGGGTCTGCTGCGCGGCGCGCTGGTGCTGGCGGCCGCGGCGGGCTGCGGGTACGGGGTGATCGCGCTGGCGGGCCGCTCCTTCGTGGCCGGGGTGCGGAGCACCACCACGGCGCGGCAGTCCGGCACCGACCCCACCGGGCTGCTGGTGCGCCACTCGGTGGAGTACGGCGGCGCGGTCTTCCTGCTGGCGATCGCGGGCGCGGTGCTACTGGTTCGACACCGGCCCGCCGGGGCCGCTGGGCGTCCGGGCCGGTTCGCGCTGGGCCTGCTGCTCACCGGAACCGCGCTGCTCGCCCCGGCGTACCAGATCCACCTGCACACCCTCACCTCGCTGCACAAGCACGTCGGCTACGGCCTCTTCTTCGCCGCGCCGATGGCCGGCTACGCGCTCTCCAGGCTGCTCGGCTCCCGGCTGCACGACCCGCGCCGACTCGGTCTGGCGCTGGCCAGTTGCCTGCTGGTCGCGGGGCTGGGCATCCAGCAGTCGGCGCAGCTGTTCCGGCAGTGGCCGGATGCGACCGGGCTGGTCCAGGCGCTGCGCACCCAGGTCCGGCCGATCACCGGGCGCTACCTGGCCGAGGAGTCCGAGGTGCCCCGCTACTACCTGCGCGACCTGGTGCAGCCCTACCAGTGGTCGGGCACCTACTTCTTCGACTACACCGACAAGAAGGGGCGGCACTACACCGGCGTGCCCGCCTACAAGGCCGCGATCGCCGACCGCTACTTCGATCTGATCGTGCTGCGCTACGGCCCCACCGCGGCCCTGGACCGGCAGATCGACGGGGACCTGACGGCCGGGCACGGCTACCAGCTGATCGCCAAGGTCCGGGCGGACAGCGGCTACGGCTCGGGCACCTGGTTCGTCTGGCGCGCCGACGGCACCTGA
- a CDS encoding 3-oxoacyl-ACP synthase III family protein — protein sequence MTSDVGYSRFEALGAYLPPAIQSTPDLVASVAQVPDVPLERITGVRERRVYDPRPEAGEDSYGLALKAAEDALAHSRYQGAELDVVISTSITRFKDGDDFYFEPSFAALLAKELGAHRAIHFDLSNACAGMLSGVYLLDRMIRAGIVRNGLVVSGEQCTRVAQTAARELVDSYDPQFASLSVGDSAVAVVLDRSVDEADRIHYVDLMTSSEFSHLCLGMPSDQSEGIALYTDNKKMHNKDRLRLWPAFHGGQLAKQGSTFADEAFDYVIQHQVGTRFVDFVNQTGASEFDSEMPESLTGVEVFGNTATTSHFLVLHQHLTEGTARQGAKYLMVPAASGIVTGALSATITNLGV from the coding sequence ATGACGTCCGACGTGGGGTACAGCCGTTTCGAAGCCCTTGGCGCGTACCTGCCACCAGCGATCCAGTCCACGCCCGACCTGGTCGCCAGCGTGGCGCAGGTGCCGGACGTACCACTGGAGCGCATCACCGGCGTGCGGGAGCGGCGGGTGTACGACCCGCGGCCCGAGGCCGGCGAGGACTCCTACGGGCTGGCCCTGAAGGCGGCCGAGGACGCACTCGCCCACTCCCGCTACCAGGGCGCCGAGCTGGACGTGGTGATCTCCACCTCGATCACCCGGTTCAAGGACGGCGACGACTTCTACTTCGAGCCCTCCTTCGCCGCGCTGCTGGCCAAGGAGCTCGGCGCCCACCGGGCGATCCACTTCGACCTCTCCAACGCCTGCGCCGGCATGCTCAGCGGCGTCTACCTGCTGGACCGGATGATCCGGGCCGGCATCGTGCGCAACGGCCTGGTGGTCAGCGGCGAGCAGTGCACCCGGGTGGCCCAGACCGCCGCCCGCGAACTGGTCGACTCCTACGACCCGCAGTTCGCCTCGCTGTCGGTCGGCGACTCGGCGGTCGCCGTGGTGCTGGACCGCTCGGTCGACGAGGCGGACCGGATCCACTACGTGGACCTGATGACCTCCTCCGAGTTCTCCCACCTGTGCCTGGGCATGCCCAGCGACCAGAGCGAGGGCATCGCCCTCTACACCGACAACAAGAAGATGCACAACAAGGACCGGCTGCGCCTGTGGCCGGCCTTCCACGGTGGCCAACTCGCCAAGCAGGGAAGCACGTTCGCCGACGAGGCGTTCGACTACGTGATCCAGCACCAGGTGGGCACCCGCTTCGTGGACTTCGTGAACCAGACCGGGGCCAGTGAGTTCGACAGCGAGATGCCCGAATCCCTCACCGGGGTCGAGGTGTTCGGCAACACCGCGACCACCTCCCACTTCCTGGTCCTGCACCAGCACCTGACGGAGGGCACCGCCCGCCAGGGAGCCAAGTACCTGATGGTTCCGGCCGCTTCCGGAATCGTCACCGGTGCCCTGTCCGCGACCATCACCAACCTGGGGGTGTGA
- a CDS encoding fatty acid CoA ligase family protein, with product MSITQESVSADLGLAEQLARNARAFPEKTAISYPDGKEADGSIRYRELMYGQLQSDIEQLSASLAILGIGHGTRTVLMAAPGPDLFALLFALLRNGAVPVVVDPGMGIRRMLHCYRAVGAEAFIGPPLAHAVRVLGRGAFAEVRTNVTLGRRWGWGGRTLAELRAAGRRLTQGTPTPRPAPASAPAPAVRGEDLMMIGFTTGSTGPAKGVEYTHEMLAAMARAVQSAHGRHRDEVSLVTLPLYGALDLLFGSTLVLAPVAPTKVGKADPALLVAAMTEHRASTMFASPALLRLLGGYLTKSQNTTGATELPDLRSVVSGGAPVPPEVVAELRQVLDEKSAIHVTYGATEALPITSIESAEILGETAARTPLGAGSCVGRPVPGTEVRIVQVSDDPLPGWHTGLAVADGTVGEIVVAGASVSARYHAAPKADAAHKIHDEASGLTWHRTGDLGYLDAEGRLWFCGRKTQRVRTATGDLHTVRCEGVFNAHPLVRRTALVGVGEPGAQRPVVCVETEEGVTHAQWTSLVPELCTLAAGSPQTTGLDTFLRHPGFPVDIRHNAKIGREQLARWAAQQLTPRPGRIWALRAIPLVGWAYLAAGLIHPVDQPVLVAIWWIDAFLSLVVHAAQIPPALPHGRAAGYGPWASAALTMLYGATWWRQLPAPGAPRRAHRAQWVPGASKEVAR from the coding sequence TTGAGCATCACACAGGAGTCGGTCAGCGCGGACCTCGGCCTCGCCGAGCAGCTGGCACGCAACGCCAGGGCCTTCCCCGAGAAGACCGCGATCAGCTACCCGGACGGGAAGGAGGCCGACGGCAGCATCCGCTACCGGGAGCTGATGTATGGTCAACTGCAGAGTGACATCGAGCAGTTGTCGGCATCCCTCGCCATACTCGGGATCGGGCACGGCACCCGGACGGTGCTGATGGCCGCGCCGGGTCCGGATCTGTTCGCACTGCTCTTCGCACTGCTGCGCAACGGCGCCGTGCCGGTCGTGGTCGACCCCGGCATGGGGATCCGGCGGATGCTGCACTGCTACCGGGCCGTGGGTGCCGAGGCGTTCATCGGGCCGCCGCTCGCCCACGCGGTTCGGGTGCTGGGCCGAGGAGCCTTCGCCGAGGTCCGCACCAACGTCACGCTGGGGCGGCGCTGGGGATGGGGCGGCCGGACCCTGGCAGAGCTGCGGGCAGCCGGGCGCAGGCTCACCCAGGGCACGCCAACCCCTCGACCCGCGCCTGCGTCTGCGCCCGCGCCCGCGGTTCGGGGCGAGGACCTGATGATGATCGGGTTCACCACCGGCAGCACCGGGCCCGCCAAGGGCGTGGAGTACACCCACGAGATGCTGGCGGCGATGGCCCGCGCCGTGCAGAGCGCGCACGGACGCCACCGGGACGAGGTCTCGCTGGTCACGCTGCCGCTGTACGGCGCCCTGGACCTGCTCTTCGGCTCCACCCTGGTACTGGCCCCGGTGGCGCCCACCAAGGTCGGCAAGGCCGACCCGGCACTGCTGGTGGCGGCGATGACCGAACATCGCGCCTCCACGATGTTCGCCTCACCCGCACTACTGCGGCTGCTGGGCGGCTATCTGACGAAGAGTCAGAACACGACCGGAGCAACCGAACTGCCCGATCTGCGCAGTGTGGTCTCCGGCGGCGCCCCGGTACCCCCCGAGGTGGTCGCCGAGCTGCGCCAGGTGCTCGACGAGAAGAGCGCGATCCACGTGACCTACGGCGCCACCGAGGCGCTGCCGATCACCTCGATCGAGTCCGCCGAGATCCTGGGCGAGACCGCCGCCCGGACACCGCTGGGCGCCGGCAGCTGCGTGGGCCGACCCGTACCCGGCACCGAGGTGCGGATCGTCCAGGTCTCGGACGACCCGCTACCGGGCTGGCACACCGGCCTCGCGGTCGCGGACGGGACGGTCGGCGAGATCGTGGTGGCCGGCGCCTCGGTCAGCGCCCGCTACCACGCCGCCCCGAAGGCCGATGCCGCGCACAAGATCCACGACGAGGCCTCGGGCCTGACCTGGCACCGCACCGGCGACCTCGGCTACCTCGATGCCGAGGGCCGCCTGTGGTTCTGCGGGCGCAAGACCCAGCGGGTCCGCACCGCCACGGGTGACCTGCACACCGTGCGCTGCGAGGGCGTGTTCAACGCCCATCCACTGGTGCGGCGCACGGCGCTGGTCGGCGTCGGCGAGCCGGGCGCGCAGCGACCGGTGGTCTGTGTGGAGACCGAGGAGGGTGTCACGCACGCCCAGTGGACCTCGCTGGTACCGGAGTTGTGCACGCTGGCCGCCGGCAGCCCGCAGACCACCGGGCTCGACACCTTCCTGCGCCACCCCGGGTTCCCGGTCGACATCCGGCACAACGCCAAGATCGGCCGCGAGCAGCTGGCCCGCTGGGCCGCACAGCAGCTCACCCCACGTCCCGGGCGCATCTGGGCACTGCGCGCGATTCCGCTGGTCGGCTGGGCCTACCTGGCGGCCGGGCTGATCCATCCGGTCGACCAGCCGGTGCTGGTCGCGATCTGGTGGATCGATGCCTTCCTGAGCCTGGTGGTGCACGCCGCGCAGATCCCGCCGGCGCTGCCCCACGGGCGGGCAGCCGGCTACGGTCCCTGGGCCAGCGCGGCGCTCACCATGCTGTACGGCGCCACCTGGTGGCGGCAGTTGCCGGCCCCGGGCGCTCCCAGGCGGGCGCATCGGGCGCAGTGGGTGCCCGGTGCTTCGAAGGAGGTCGCGCGATGA